In one window of Panthera uncia isolate 11264 chromosome F2, Puncia_PCG_1.0, whole genome shotgun sequence DNA:
- the LOC125924852 gene encoding thymosin beta-4-like yields the protein MTDKPDLAEIEKFDKSKLKKTETQEKNPLPSKETIEQEKQAGKS from the coding sequence ATGACTGACAAACCTGATTTGGCTGAGATTGAGAAATTTGATAAGTCgaaactgaagaagacagaaaCGCAAGAGAAAAATCCACTGCCTTCAAAAGAAACGATTGAACAGGAAAAGCAAGCAGGCAAATCGTAA